In one Candidatus Binatia bacterium genomic region, the following are encoded:
- a CDS encoding glycine-rich protein, with amino-acid sequence MRSNTRVLPSSVIAANAPAGSQTFTYTGKKQTFVVPSGVTLLTITAYGASGGAIGSYPGGHGGLVKAAISVEPGESLSIFVGGIGRRSVHTAFNGGGAGSGSRHHHSAGGGGASDVRLATGVRIIVAGGGGGAGSLAGEHYHRDARVRGGASGYGQGGDGGGTTAGDGTAGAVGDYEARGGSGGRGGSQSAGGGGGRGASGDSCSGGTGGTGARHHGGRGGNAGGGGCYAGGGGGGGGRYGGGGGGGAAMNCGGTYYGEFGYCAWGGGGGGGGGSSFIEKSAKIIKNVRGGARTGDGRVLISW; translated from the coding sequence ATGCGCTCGAACACGCGTGTGCTGCCGAGCTCGGTTATCGCCGCAAACGCGCCGGCCGGCAGCCAAACGTTCACCTACACGGGGAAGAAGCAGACGTTCGTCGTGCCGAGCGGCGTAACGCTGCTGACGATCACGGCTTACGGCGCGAGCGGCGGCGCCATTGGCTCCTATCCGGGCGGACACGGCGGGCTCGTGAAAGCGGCGATCTCCGTCGAGCCCGGCGAGTCGCTCTCGATTTTCGTCGGGGGAATCGGCCGCAGAAGCGTTCACACGGCATTCAACGGCGGCGGCGCCGGCTCGGGAAGCCGGCATCACCACAGCGCCGGCGGCGGCGGCGCATCCGACGTGCGGCTCGCTACCGGTGTTCGCATCATCGTCGCCGGCGGCGGCGGCGGAGCGGGTTCCCTCGCCGGAGAGCACTATCACCGAGACGCCCGCGTTCGCGGTGGGGCCAGCGGCTACGGCCAGGGCGGCGACGGAGGCGGAACGACTGCGGGCGACGGTACCGCCGGCGCGGTTGGAGATTATGAAGCCCGCGGCGGTAGTGGCGGCCGAGGCGGCAGTCAGAGCGCGGGCGGCGGCGGCGGCCGGGGCGCCAGTGGCGACAGTTGTTCGGGCGGAACCGGCGGCACGGGCGCGCGGCACCACGGCGGACGCGGCGGTAACGCCGGTGGCGGGGGTTGCTACGCCGGCGGCGGCGGTGGCGGCGGCGGGCGCTACGGCGGCGGTGGCGGCGGCGGAGCCGCCATGAACTGCGGCGGCACCTACTATGGTGAATTTGGCTACTGCGCCTGGGGTGGCGGCGGTGGTGGCGGCGGCGGATCTTCGTTCATCGAAAAGTCCGCGAAGATCATCAAAAACGTCCGAGGAGGAGCGCGGACTGGAGACGGCCGCGTTTTGATCTCCTGGTGA
- a CDS encoding glycosyltransferase family 87 protein encodes MPSLAISRDRIYLYGAALVAVGLCALLIAARWQTDWIAFRTGGTLAGHPDLLDPRRYPVVSFVYPPGVAWLFVPAAMLPTTAGFYMNAVFMLGVCAIAGTIAARVYNLSIPFAALAVFAWVPATQAGFLGQFTPVALALTLLAILGLVRRNDFLAGVAIGLLLYKPTDAVPFVLLVLVRREWRVLAIVGGISLAWYVAGVAATAFDWNWPAHYLAMLRGYYAAEFARTALKTVSLPGLLVYAGASPATATLASLLLLLCAIPRFARSSMLAAASMAPLVGLASSVHAYMYEAVLVLPALFYAMTQTPEPWRTRFVVAAYVIAPMWVFGPWIRFDPLAIVVLAGAGLWIAGAFPAADPIRRPTLKGSAT; translated from the coding sequence ATGCCCAGCCTCGCCATCTCGCGAGATCGCATCTATCTCTACGGCGCGGCGCTGGTCGCAGTGGGCCTGTGCGCGTTGCTGATCGCCGCTCGGTGGCAGACCGATTGGATCGCGTTTCGGACCGGCGGAACGCTCGCCGGACATCCCGACTTACTCGACCCTCGGCGCTATCCGGTCGTCTCGTTTGTCTATCCGCCCGGCGTCGCCTGGCTCTTCGTGCCGGCAGCGATGCTGCCGACAACGGCCGGATTCTATATGAACGCCGTCTTTATGCTCGGCGTCTGCGCGATCGCGGGAACGATTGCGGCGCGGGTCTACAATCTCTCGATTCCGTTCGCCGCGCTCGCCGTCTTCGCGTGGGTGCCGGCCACCCAGGCGGGATTCCTCGGCCAGTTCACCCCGGTCGCACTCGCGCTGACGCTGCTCGCCATTCTCGGCCTCGTGCGTCGCAACGATTTCCTTGCGGGCGTCGCGATCGGCCTTCTTCTCTACAAGCCGACCGATGCGGTTCCGTTCGTGCTGCTCGTGCTCGTGCGCCGGGAGTGGCGGGTCCTCGCGATCGTCGGCGGGATCTCGCTCGCGTGGTACGTCGCGGGGGTCGCCGCTACGGCGTTCGATTGGAACTGGCCGGCTCATTATCTGGCAATGCTGCGCGGCTACTATGCCGCTGAATTTGCCCGCACCGCGCTCAAGACCGTTAGCCTTCCGGGGTTGCTCGTCTATGCCGGCGCGTCGCCTGCGACCGCGACGCTCGCATCGCTGCTCCTTCTGCTCTGCGCCATTCCGCGCTTCGCTCGCTCTTCGATGCTCGCGGCCGCCAGCATGGCGCCGCTGGTCGGGCTCGCTTCGAGCGTCCACGCGTATATGTACGAAGCGGTGCTCGTCCTGCCGGCGCTCTTCTACGCCATGACGCAGACGCCCGAACCGTGGCGGACGCGATTCGTCGTCGCGGCGTACGTCATCGCGCCGATGTGGGTCTTCGGGCCATGGATTCGTTTCGATCCTCTCGCGATCGTCGTTCTCGCCGGCGCGGGGCTATGGATCGCGGGCGCGTTCCCCGCCGCAGATCCGATACGCCGGCCAACGCTAAAAGGGAGTGCGACATGA